In one Nocardioides luteus genomic region, the following are encoded:
- a CDS encoding TetR/AcrR family transcriptional regulator codes for MTSVSTAPAKDPQRRAAWAELATDYVHEHGLIGLSLRPLAAKLGTSNRVLLYHFGTKDQLVADVLRTSNERSVAAVAALEPSEDLRSAVHDLWSVMEGDRCSWIYVEAAALGLFGREPYASAVREANAVWIAGLIAHLEKSGVGSAVAERAAHVIDAAFQGLQLSLGLDGSLPERARSVDDLADAVAALA; via the coding sequence ATGACGAGCGTGAGCACCGCCCCGGCGAAGGACCCGCAGCGCCGTGCTGCCTGGGCCGAGCTGGCGACCGACTACGTCCACGAGCACGGCCTGATCGGTCTGAGTCTGCGCCCGCTGGCGGCCAAGCTGGGCACGAGCAACCGGGTCCTGCTCTACCACTTCGGCACCAAGGACCAGCTCGTCGCAGATGTGCTCCGTACGTCCAACGAGCGGTCCGTCGCCGCGGTCGCCGCGCTCGAGCCCTCCGAGGACCTGCGTAGCGCCGTCCACGACCTCTGGTCGGTGATGGAGGGCGACCGGTGCAGCTGGATCTACGTGGAGGCGGCCGCGCTCGGCCTGTTCGGCAGGGAGCCGTACGCCTCGGCGGTCCGTGAGGCCAACGCGGTGTGGATCGCCGGCCTGATCGCGCATCTGGAGAAGTCCGGAGTGGGTTCCGCCGTCGCGGAACGAGCAGCCCATGTCATCGACGCTGCCTTCCAAGGTCTCCAGCTCAGCCTGGGCCTCGACGGCAGCCTCCCCGAGCGTGCCCGTTCCGTCGACGATCTCGCCGACGCGGTCGCCGCTCTGGCCTGA
- a CDS encoding SRPBCC family protein → MSVDVMVETTIRRSPAEVSAYAGDPGNAPTWYANIRSVEWRTEPPVRVGSRMDFVAQFLGRRLAYTYEVVEWVPGERLVMRTADGPFPMETSYTWAPADGGTRMTLRNRGNPAGFARIAGAAMELAMRRATTKDLARLKEILET, encoded by the coding sequence ATGAGCGTGGACGTGATGGTGGAGACGACCATCCGGCGTTCGCCGGCCGAGGTGTCCGCCTACGCCGGCGACCCCGGCAACGCGCCGACCTGGTACGCCAACATCCGCTCCGTCGAGTGGCGTACGGAGCCACCGGTGCGGGTGGGGTCGCGCATGGACTTCGTGGCCCAGTTCCTCGGGCGCCGGCTGGCCTACACCTACGAGGTGGTCGAGTGGGTGCCGGGGGAGCGGCTGGTGATGCGTACGGCGGACGGACCGTTCCCGATGGAGACGTCCTACACCTGGGCGCCGGCCGACGGCGGCACCAGGATGACGCTGCGCAACCGTGGCAACCCGGCCGGCTTCGCCCGTATCGCCGGGGCGGCGATGGAGTTGGCGATGCGGCGGGCGACGACGAAGGACCTGGCCAGGCTCAAGGAGATCCTGGAGACCTGA
- a CDS encoding IclR family transcriptional regulator, giving the protein MGVPAAEQTLAILRHLASQASPLQASAIARSLELPRSTTYHLLNTLIEFGFVVHYPEQRVYGLGVGAYELGSGYARQEPLQRLARRPVAALADRCGNSAHLSVLLGRDVVYVIEERAAGRPLLITEVGVRLPAATTASGRAMLASLPHPQVRALYADREAFSLEGPGAPSSLSQLRRMLVDVRANGFAAEHGEVTEGLASVAMPVLDGTGYPVASVAVTYPQAEQSPELVERLVGEVRATTRMLSRRLGG; this is encoded by the coding sequence ATGGGAGTCCCTGCGGCCGAGCAGACCCTGGCCATCCTGCGTCACCTCGCGAGCCAGGCGAGCCCGCTCCAGGCGTCCGCGATCGCGCGGTCGCTGGAGCTGCCGCGCTCCACGACGTACCACCTCCTGAACACGCTCATCGAGTTCGGCTTCGTCGTCCACTACCCCGAGCAGCGGGTCTACGGGCTGGGCGTGGGGGCCTACGAGCTCGGCAGCGGCTACGCACGCCAGGAGCCGTTGCAGCGGCTGGCGCGGCGGCCGGTCGCCGCGCTCGCCGACCGCTGCGGCAACAGCGCCCATCTCTCGGTGCTCCTCGGCCGCGACGTCGTGTACGTGATCGAGGAGCGGGCCGCGGGCAGACCGCTCCTGATCACCGAGGTCGGTGTGCGGCTGCCCGCGGCCACCACGGCCTCCGGCCGGGCGATGCTCGCCTCCCTTCCGCATCCCCAGGTCAGGGCGCTGTACGCCGACCGCGAGGCGTTCTCGCTCGAAGGTCCCGGGGCGCCGTCATCGCTGTCCCAGCTACGCCGGATGCTCGTCGACGTTCGCGCCAATGGCTTCGCCGCCGAGCACGGGGAGGTCACCGAAGGCCTGGCCTCGGTCGCCATGCCTGTCCTCGACGGCACCGGATATCCGGTCGCCTCGGTGGCGGTGACCTATCCCCAGGCGGAGCAGTCGCCCGAGCTCGTCGAGCGGCTGGTCGGCGAGGTCCGCGCGACGACGCGGATGCTGTCGCGCCGCCTGGGTGGCTGA
- the hutU gene encoding urocanate hydratase → MEGARPVRSPRGTELTARSWSTEAPLRMLMNNLDPENAERPDDLVVYGGTGKAARSWEAYDALVRILTTLGDDETMLVQSGKPVGVMRTHEWAPRVLIANSNLVGDWANWEEFRRLEDLGLTMYGQMTAGSWIYIGTQGILQGTFETFAAVADKRFGGTLAGTITLTAGLGGMGGAQPLAVTMNDGVAICVDVDQSRITRRIEHRYLDVQADNLEHALELAVAARDERRALSIGLLGNAAEVFPRLLEMKAPIDIVTDQTSAHDPLSYLPVGVAFEDWHAAAEREPEDFTKDAQASMAAHVRAMVEFQDAGAEVFDYGNSIRDEARKGGYERAFEFPGFVPAYIRPLFCEGKGPFRWAALSGDPEDIRKTDEAILKLFPENERLHKWITMAQERVHFQGLPARICWLGYGERHLAGLKFNEMVASGELSAPIVIGRDHLDCGSVASPYRETEAMKDGSDAIADWALLNALVNTASGASWVSIHHGGGVGMGRSIHAGQVCVADGTDLAAQKLERVLTNDPGMGVIRHVDAGYDEAVTVADERGVRIPMREQA, encoded by the coding sequence ATGGAAGGCGCCCGCCCCGTCCGCTCACCCCGCGGCACCGAGCTGACCGCGCGCAGCTGGTCGACCGAGGCCCCGCTGCGGATGCTCATGAACAACCTGGATCCGGAGAACGCCGAGCGTCCCGACGATCTGGTGGTCTATGGCGGAACCGGCAAGGCAGCCCGCAGCTGGGAGGCGTACGACGCGCTCGTCCGCATCCTGACGACCCTGGGTGATGACGAGACCATGCTGGTGCAGTCCGGCAAGCCGGTCGGCGTCATGCGCACCCACGAATGGGCACCGCGCGTGCTGATCGCCAACTCCAACCTGGTCGGAGACTGGGCCAACTGGGAGGAGTTCCGCCGGCTCGAGGATCTCGGGCTCACGATGTACGGCCAGATGACCGCGGGCTCGTGGATCTACATCGGCACCCAGGGCATCCTGCAGGGCACGTTCGAGACCTTCGCAGCCGTTGCTGACAAGCGCTTCGGAGGCACGCTCGCCGGCACCATCACGCTCACCGCCGGTCTCGGCGGCATGGGCGGCGCCCAGCCGCTCGCCGTCACCATGAACGACGGTGTCGCGATCTGTGTCGACGTGGACCAGAGCCGCATCACCCGCCGCATCGAGCACCGCTACCTCGACGTGCAGGCCGACAACCTGGAGCACGCCCTCGAGCTCGCGGTCGCGGCACGTGACGAGCGACGAGCTCTCTCCATCGGCCTGCTCGGCAACGCCGCCGAGGTCTTCCCGCGGCTGCTCGAGATGAAGGCGCCGATCGACATCGTCACCGACCAGACCTCCGCCCACGACCCGCTGTCCTACCTGCCGGTGGGCGTCGCCTTCGAGGACTGGCACGCCGCCGCCGAGCGTGAACCGGAGGACTTCACCAAGGACGCCCAGGCCTCGATGGCCGCGCACGTACGCGCGATGGTGGAGTTCCAGGATGCCGGCGCCGAGGTCTTCGACTACGGCAACTCGATCCGCGACGAGGCGCGCAAGGGGGGCTACGAGCGGGCCTTCGAGTTCCCGGGCTTCGTGCCGGCCTACATCCGTCCGCTCTTCTGCGAGGGCAAGGGCCCCTTCCGGTGGGCAGCGCTGTCCGGCGACCCCGAGGACATCCGCAAGACCGACGAGGCGATCCTGAAGCTCTTCCCCGAGAACGAGCGGCTGCACAAGTGGATCACCATGGCGCAGGAGCGGGTGCACTTCCAGGGTCTCCCGGCGCGCATCTGCTGGCTGGGCTACGGCGAGCGCCACCTGGCCGGCCTGAAGTTCAACGAGATGGTCGCCAGCGGCGAGCTCTCCGCGCCGATCGTGATCGGCCGCGACCACCTCGACTGCGGCTCGGTCGCCTCGCCGTACCGCGAGACCGAGGCGATGAAGGACGGCTCCGACGCGATCGCCGACTGGGCACTGCTCAACGCCCTGGTCAACACCGCCTCGGGTGCCTCCTGGGTCTCGATCCACCACGGCGGCGGCGTCGGCATGGGCCGGTCGATCCACGCCGGTCAGGTCTGCGTCGCCGACGGCACGGACCTGGCGGCGCAGAAGCTCGAGCGGGTCCTGACCAACGACCCCGGGATGGGCGTGATCCGCCACGTCGACGCGGGCTACGACGAGGCCGTCACCGTCGCCGACGAGCGCGGGGTGCGCATCCCCATGCGGGAGCAGGCGTGA
- a CDS encoding formimidoylglutamate deiminase, whose amino-acid sequence MTAYLAEHAWLGAEKVDVDVLIEVDGDRIRAVTPGVTGSAAPAGATRLRGLTLPGLANAHSHAFHRALRGRTHRGGGTFWTWREDMYAVAGRLTPDSYFALARATYAEMALAGITTVGEFHYLHHAPDGRPYAEANAMGEALIAAAAEAGIRITLLDACYLTGAPGQPLEGTQLRFGDGDADAWADRVSALSGSGHARIGAAIHSVRAVPADQLATVAGWATEQGAPLHFHLSEQRAENQACQERYGCTPTELLARHGALGELSSAVHATHLTFADIAALGDSRTTVCMTPTTERDLADGIGPARNLADAGSPVSLGSDSNAVIDLLEEARALELDERLRTERRGHWSASDLLRAATVDGHASLGWSEAGRIAPGGLADLTTISLDSVRLAGWEAETLLESAVFAAAAQDVTDVIVGGDEIVRDRRHLAVGDVAGALHRAITGI is encoded by the coding sequence GTGACGGCGTACCTCGCCGAGCACGCCTGGCTCGGCGCCGAGAAGGTCGACGTCGACGTCCTCATCGAGGTGGACGGCGACCGGATCCGCGCCGTCACCCCGGGCGTCACCGGCTCGGCAGCCCCCGCAGGCGCGACGCGTCTGCGGGGGCTCACCCTCCCCGGTCTGGCGAACGCGCACTCGCACGCCTTCCACCGAGCGCTGCGCGGCCGCACCCACCGGGGCGGCGGCACCTTCTGGACCTGGCGCGAGGACATGTACGCCGTCGCCGGGCGGCTCACCCCGGACTCCTACTTCGCGCTGGCCCGGGCGACGTACGCGGAGATGGCGCTGGCCGGGATCACCACGGTGGGGGAGTTCCACTACCTCCACCACGCTCCCGACGGACGTCCGTACGCCGAGGCGAACGCCATGGGCGAGGCACTGATCGCGGCGGCCGCCGAGGCCGGCATCCGGATCACGCTGCTCGACGCCTGCTACCTGACCGGTGCTCCGGGTCAGCCCCTCGAGGGCACCCAGCTGCGCTTCGGGGACGGCGATGCGGATGCCTGGGCGGACCGCGTCTCCGCGCTGTCCGGCTCGGGCCACGCCCGGATCGGTGCCGCGATCCACTCCGTCCGCGCCGTGCCCGCCGACCAGCTCGCCACGGTGGCCGGCTGGGCCACCGAGCAGGGTGCGCCGCTCCACTTCCACCTCTCCGAGCAGCGCGCCGAGAACCAGGCCTGCCAGGAGCGCTACGGGTGCACGCCCACCGAGCTGCTCGCCCGCCACGGGGCGCTCGGCGAGCTCTCGTCGGCGGTGCATGCGACGCACCTGACGTTTGCGGACATCGCCGCGCTCGGCGACTCCCGCACGACGGTCTGCATGACCCCGACCACCGAGCGCGACCTCGCGGACGGCATCGGACCCGCCCGCAACCTGGCCGACGCCGGCTCGCCGGTCTCGCTCGGCAGCGACAGCAACGCGGTCATCGACCTGCTGGAGGAGGCCCGGGCACTCGAGCTCGACGAGCGGCTGCGTACCGAACGGCGTGGCCACTGGTCCGCGAGCGACCTCCTGCGCGCGGCGACCGTCGACGGGCATGCCTCACTGGGCTGGTCGGAGGCCGGCCGGATCGCGCCGGGGGGACTGGCCGACCTGACGACGATCTCGCTCGACTCCGTGCGCCTCGCCGGGTGGGAGGCCGAGACGCTCCTCGAGTCGGCCGTCTTCGCCGCCGCCGCGCAGGACGTCACCGACGTCATCGTGGGTGGCGACGAGATCGTCCGCGATCGCCGGCATCTGGCGGTCGGCGACGTGGCCGGTGCGCTCCACCGCGCGATCACCGGGATCTGA
- a CDS encoding HutD/Ves family protein, giving the protein MVFDLRRAEEHVRRPWRNGGGMTAEVAAWPPGTDAGSDFAWRVSFADVAGSGDFSTFPGVERVITLIDGPPMTLELPGETTVLRPFVPYAFDGEVLVRCSVTAPTRDLNVMTRRGQASATVEMLDVGRGDEPLPQGSPLLVVGLTGAVCAREGDDSATLGPGDVLITDRPVTVEGAGAVAIVRIAAPPSEIRD; this is encoded by the coding sequence ATGGTGTTCGATCTTCGCCGCGCGGAGGAGCACGTCCGGCGCCCGTGGCGCAACGGCGGCGGCATGACGGCCGAGGTCGCCGCGTGGCCCCCGGGCACGGATGCCGGGTCCGACTTCGCCTGGCGGGTCAGCTTCGCCGACGTCGCCGGATCGGGTGACTTCTCGACGTTCCCCGGCGTGGAGCGGGTGATCACGCTGATCGACGGACCGCCGATGACGCTCGAGCTGCCGGGGGAGACGACGGTGCTGCGGCCGTTCGTGCCGTACGCCTTCGACGGCGAGGTCCTGGTGCGGTGCTCGGTGACGGCGCCCACCCGCGACCTCAACGTGATGACCCGGCGCGGACAGGCGAGCGCCACGGTCGAGATGCTGGACGTGGGCAGGGGTGACGAGCCTCTGCCCCAGGGTTCTCCGTTGCTCGTGGTGGGCCTCACGGGTGCGGTGTGCGCCCGTGAAGGCGACGACTCGGCCACCCTCGGCCCGGGCGATGTGCTCATCACCGACCGGCCCGTGACCGTCGAGGGTGCCGGAGCGGTCGCGATCGTCCGCATCGCGGCGCCACCGTCTGAGATCCGAGACTGA
- a CDS encoding aromatic amino acid ammonia-lyase yields MSRGKPHVLIDGTSLGRDEILLVARGGASVQLDPAARERAQKSWETAEAVAHRRHVYGRTTGVGANRQEEVGGDAALGHGLRLLRSHAGGVGFELAADVVRATMVIRLNQLAAGGSGVHVRVLDALEQALDLGALPRVHRLGAIGTGDLTVLAEIALTLAGERPWAVGEAPPVALDTGDALAFMSSNAATLAESVIACADLQTLLRASHTVAALSFLAMGGSAEAYAAVVHEARPHPGQQQCAAEMRRLLGLTGPPVAGRRIQDPFGLRAFPQVQGPALDSLAQLEQVLSVEVNARAENPLISVESDDVFHHAHFHTAYVAVALDQARASVHQVAELSAARLGDLVEPTMTGLTPFLASGPAGSSGVMILEYVAHDALAQMRHAALPVTMGTAVVSRGLEDHASFSTQAARQAIVVVEAYRHVLACELVAAVRALRVQQPELGDIPARAALERAAHVLDPSLEDRSLGTDLDRAADLLDELAAL; encoded by the coding sequence ATGTCGCGCGGTAAACCTCACGTACTCATCGACGGCACCTCACTCGGCCGTGACGAGATCCTTCTGGTCGCTCGCGGTGGCGCATCGGTCCAACTCGACCCAGCCGCTCGCGAACGGGCGCAGAAGTCGTGGGAGACGGCGGAGGCCGTCGCCCACAGGCGTCACGTCTACGGGCGCACCACCGGTGTGGGTGCCAACCGGCAGGAGGAGGTCGGCGGCGACGCAGCGCTGGGACACGGGCTCCGGTTGCTCCGCAGCCATGCGGGCGGGGTCGGCTTCGAGCTGGCCGCCGACGTGGTCCGCGCCACCATGGTCATCCGGCTCAACCAGCTGGCCGCAGGTGGGTCCGGGGTCCACGTACGCGTCCTGGACGCTCTCGAGCAGGCTCTCGACCTGGGCGCTCTGCCGAGGGTGCACAGGCTCGGTGCGATCGGCACCGGCGACCTGACCGTCCTCGCCGAGATCGCGCTCACCCTCGCCGGTGAGCGTCCGTGGGCGGTCGGCGAGGCGCCACCGGTCGCGCTCGACACCGGGGACGCGCTCGCGTTCATGAGCAGCAACGCCGCGACGCTGGCCGAATCGGTCATCGCCTGCGCCGACCTGCAGACCCTCCTGCGTGCCAGCCACACCGTCGCCGCGCTCTCGTTCCTGGCGATGGGTGGCTCGGCCGAGGCCTATGCCGCGGTCGTGCACGAGGCACGACCGCACCCGGGCCAGCAGCAGTGCGCCGCCGAGATGCGCCGGTTGCTCGGGCTGACCGGACCTCCTGTGGCCGGCCGCCGGATCCAGGATCCGTTCGGCCTGCGGGCGTTCCCGCAGGTGCAGGGACCGGCGCTGGACAGCCTGGCTCAGCTCGAGCAGGTCCTCTCCGTCGAGGTCAACGCGCGAGCCGAGAACCCTCTCATCTCGGTGGAGTCCGACGACGTCTTCCACCACGCGCACTTCCACACCGCGTACGTCGCGGTGGCGCTGGACCAGGCCCGCGCCTCCGTCCACCAGGTGGCCGAGCTGTCCGCCGCCCGCCTCGGTGACCTGGTCGAGCCGACCATGACGGGTCTGACACCGTTCCTCGCCTCGGGGCCGGCGGGGAGCTCCGGCGTGATGATCCTGGAGTACGTAGCCCACGACGCCCTCGCCCAGATGCGGCACGCCGCCCTGCCGGTGACGATGGGCACCGCGGTCGTCTCCCGCGGGCTGGAGGATCACGCGAGCTTCTCGACGCAGGCCGCCCGGCAGGCCATCGTGGTGGTCGAGGCGTACCGCCATGTGCTCGCCTGCGAGCTCGTGGCCGCCGTGCGGGCGCTTCGCGTCCAACAGCCGGAGCTGGGCGACATCCCCGCCCGAGCCGCGTTGGAGCGAGCCGCCCACGTCCTGGACCCGAGTCTGGAGGACCGGTCGCTCGGCACCGACCTCGATCGCGCCGCCGATCTGCTCGACGAGCTGGCCGCGCTCTGA
- a CDS encoding ABC transporter ATP-binding protein: protein MIRFDSVSKEYPDGTVAVGGLEMTAPTGKITVLVGPSGCGKTTSLRMINRMIEPTSGRIWIDDRDTTTMDAAELRRGIGYVIQQAGLFPHRTVAANIATVPMLLGWDRKKARARALELLERVGLPTSFADRYPNQLSGGQQQRVGVARALAADPPVMLMDEPFSAVDPVVRDQLQDEFLRLQGDLGKTIVFVTHDIDEAIKLGDQVAVLRVGGKLAQIAEPATLLAHPVDDFVADFVGRDRGYRGLGFQKAPTLPLSAETTASLGDSAEQVRAAAGTEPWTLVVDDARRPLGWVDAEQIAGTVSTEALHRGGTVASTNGTLRNLLDAALSSPAGRGVVVDEDGTFAGTVLAHQVLDAIEGERAAALDARPAGSAAR from the coding sequence ATGATCCGGTTCGACTCAGTGAGCAAGGAATACCCCGACGGCACCGTCGCCGTGGGTGGCCTGGAGATGACCGCCCCGACCGGCAAGATCACGGTGCTCGTCGGCCCCTCGGGCTGTGGCAAGACGACGTCGCTGCGGATGATCAACCGGATGATCGAGCCGACGAGCGGACGGATCTGGATCGACGACCGCGACACCACCACGATGGATGCGGCCGAGCTGCGGCGAGGGATCGGCTACGTGATCCAGCAGGCGGGTCTGTTCCCGCACCGCACGGTCGCCGCGAACATCGCGACCGTCCCGATGCTGCTCGGCTGGGACAGGAAGAAGGCGCGTGCCCGCGCGCTGGAGCTGCTGGAACGCGTCGGTCTGCCCACCTCTTTCGCCGATCGCTACCCCAATCAGCTCTCCGGCGGTCAGCAGCAGCGCGTCGGCGTGGCCCGGGCGCTGGCCGCCGACCCGCCCGTCATGTTGATGGACGAGCCGTTCAGCGCGGTCGACCCCGTCGTACGCGACCAGTTGCAGGACGAGTTCCTCCGGCTCCAGGGCGACCTGGGCAAGACCATCGTGTTCGTCACCCACGACATCGACGAGGCGATCAAGCTGGGTGACCAGGTCGCCGTGCTCCGGGTCGGCGGCAAGCTCGCCCAGATCGCCGAGCCCGCGACGCTCCTGGCGCACCCCGTCGACGACTTCGTCGCCGACTTCGTGGGCCGCGACCGGGGATACCGCGGGCTCGGCTTCCAGAAGGCCCCGACGCTGCCGCTCTCGGCGGAGACGACGGCGAGCCTCGGTGACAGCGCGGAGCAGGTGCGGGCCGCCGCCGGGACCGAGCCGTGGACCCTGGTCGTCGACGACGCCCGGCGTCCGCTGGGCTGGGTCGACGCCGAGCAGATCGCCGGCACGGTCTCCACCGAGGCGCTGCACCGCGGAGGCACCGTTGCCTCCACGAACGGGACCCTGCGCAACCTGCTCGACGCCGCGCTGTCCTCGCCGGCGGGACGCGGCGTGGTCGTGGACGAGGACGGTACGTTCGCCGGCACCGTCCTGGCCCACCAGGTGCTCGACGCCATCGAGGGCGAGCGGGCCGCGGCGCTCGACGCCCGGCCGGCCGGGAGCGCGGCACGATGA
- a CDS encoding ABC transporter permease — MSWFVEHLPAVLALTWRHVYLAGVPLLLGLLVAVPLGWLARRYRVLYPLLIAGTGLLYTIPSLALFILMPLFIGTKILDPVNVVLAMTIYTVALLVRTVADGLGAVPDSVNQAATAMGFGRVRRLFMVELPLAVPVISAGLRVAAVSNVSIVSVAAIIGVPQLGSLFTDGFRRNFMEPILVGVVACVLLALVFDLLIIAGTRLITPWQRTRRAA; from the coding sequence ATGAGCTGGTTCGTCGAACACCTCCCTGCGGTCCTCGCCCTCACCTGGAGGCACGTCTACCTGGCCGGCGTCCCGCTCCTGCTCGGGCTGCTCGTCGCGGTTCCCCTGGGGTGGCTGGCGCGGCGCTACCGGGTCCTGTACCCGCTGCTGATCGCCGGGACCGGTCTCCTCTACACGATCCCGTCGCTCGCCCTGTTCATCCTGATGCCGCTGTTCATCGGCACCAAGATCCTCGACCCGGTCAACGTGGTCCTCGCGATGACGATCTACACCGTGGCGCTGCTGGTGCGTACGGTGGCGGACGGTCTGGGTGCAGTGCCGGACTCGGTCAACCAGGCGGCGACGGCGATGGGCTTCGGGCGGGTACGCCGGCTGTTCATGGTCGAGCTCCCGCTGGCCGTCCCGGTCATCTCCGCAGGCCTCCGGGTCGCCGCGGTGAGCAACGTCAGCATCGTCAGCGTCGCGGCGATCATCGGCGTACCCCAGCTGGGGTCGCTCTTCACCGACGGCTTCCGCCGCAACTTCATGGAGCCGATCCTCGTGGGCGTCGTCGCGTGCGTCCTGCTGGCGCTCGTGTTCGACCTCCTGATCATCGCCGGAACCCGGCTCATCACCCCGTGGCAGCGCACGAGGAGGGCCGCTTGA
- a CDS encoding ABC transporter permease has translation MNLVLTWLTDPARWSGDDGVPNRILEHLSYSAVALVIAALIAIPLGLYVGHTGRGKFLVVNVAGAARAIPSLGLLFIMVLLLGPRLSGDAAFVVPCLVVLAVLAVPPILAGAYAGVEEVDAGARDAAKGMGMRDLQVLLKVELPCALPLIFSGLRSATLQVVATATIAATAGLGGLGRLLIDGLAVRDFGQMAAGAVLVAALALVVDLIFALIQRYAVSSGLTGRRTASRRSRPRASADSTPITIS, from the coding sequence ATGAACCTCGTCCTCACCTGGTTGACAGACCCCGCCCGCTGGTCGGGCGACGACGGTGTCCCGAACCGCATCCTCGAGCACCTGAGCTACTCGGCCGTCGCCCTGGTGATCGCCGCGCTCATCGCGATCCCGCTCGGTCTGTACGTCGGTCACACCGGACGCGGGAAGTTCCTGGTCGTGAACGTCGCCGGCGCCGCCCGCGCCATCCCGAGCCTGGGTCTGCTGTTCATCATGGTCCTTCTCCTCGGCCCCCGGCTCTCCGGCGACGCGGCCTTCGTGGTCCCGTGCCTGGTCGTGCTGGCCGTGCTGGCCGTCCCGCCGATCCTGGCCGGTGCGTACGCAGGTGTCGAAGAGGTCGACGCCGGCGCCCGGGATGCCGCGAAGGGCATGGGGATGCGAGACCTCCAGGTGCTCCTCAAGGTCGAGCTGCCGTGCGCGCTACCCCTCATCTTCTCGGGCCTGCGCTCGGCCACGCTCCAGGTCGTCGCGACCGCGACGATCGCCGCGACGGCCGGCCTCGGCGGGCTCGGGCGGCTTCTGATCGACGGCCTCGCCGTACGCGACTTCGGCCAGATGGCCGCGGGAGCCGTGCTGGTGGCAGCACTCGCCCTCGTCGTCGATCTCATCTTCGCGCTGATCCAGCGCTACGCGGTGTCCTCGGGCCTGACGGGCCGTCGCACCGCTTCCCGACGATCGCGGCCGAGGGCGTCCGCTGATTCCACCCCCATCACCATCAGCTGA
- a CDS encoding ABC transporter substrate-binding protein: protein MHRTKIYLAVAASAALLAGCGSGDPLATEPAGGGDADTVTVGSADFPESALIAEIYAGALEAKGVEVDKTLNIGSREAYVPALQDGSIDLIPEYTGALLHYFDEDATATDSESVYQALTAAVPKDLTVLTMSSAEDKDAIAVTKATADKYSLTSIGDLAAVSDELVLGGPPEWKTRRQGVKGLADVYGVEFGTFRALDAGGPLTVQALKNGQVDAADLFTTDPSIQENGFIMLDDPESLFPAENVVPLIATSKVDDTVTQALDAVSAELDTQTLAALVKQVIVDKKDAEDVASEFLSEQGLA, encoded by the coding sequence ATGCACAGAACGAAGATCTACCTCGCCGTAGCGGCCTCGGCCGCACTGCTCGCCGGATGCGGCAGCGGTGACCCGCTGGCGACCGAGCCCGCCGGAGGCGGCGACGCGGACACCGTCACCGTCGGCTCCGCCGACTTCCCGGAGAGCGCCCTGATCGCCGAGATCTACGCGGGCGCGCTGGAGGCCAAGGGCGTCGAGGTCGACAAGACCCTGAACATCGGCAGCCGCGAGGCGTACGTCCCGGCCCTGCAGGACGGCTCGATCGACCTGATCCCCGAATACACCGGTGCGCTCCTGCACTACTTCGACGAGGACGCCACCGCCACCGACTCCGAGTCGGTCTACCAGGCTCTGACGGCCGCCGTACCGAAGGACCTGACGGTCCTGACGATGTCGTCGGCGGAGGACAAGGACGCCATCGCGGTCACGAAGGCGACGGCGGACAAGTACTCCCTCACGTCCATCGGCGACCTCGCCGCGGTCTCCGACGAGCTGGTCCTCGGCGGTCCGCCCGAGTGGAAGACACGCCGTCAGGGCGTCAAGGGCCTGGCCGACGTCTACGGGGTCGAGTTCGGCACCTTCCGCGCGCTCGACGCGGGCGGTCCGCTGACCGTCCAGGCCCTGAAGAACGGACAGGTCGACGCGGCGGACCTCTTCACCACCGACCCCTCGATCCAGGAGAACGGGTTCATCATGCTCGATGACCCGGAGAGCCTCTTCCCGGCGGAGAACGTCGTTCCCCTGATCGCCACCTCGAAGGTCGACGACACGGTCACCCAGGCGCTCGACGCGGTCTCGGCCGAGCTCGACACGCAGACGCTGGCGGCCCTGGTCAAGCAGGTCATCGTCGACAAGAAGGACGCCGAGGACGTGGCGAGCGAGTTCCTGTCCGAGCAGGGTCTGGCCTAG